The candidate division WOR-3 bacterium genomic interval CCAACTCAGCACCTACCTCATCCCCACCGTGCTGGACATTCCCGAAAAAGTCGAGACCGTCCTCGTGGAAGTGCGCGACCCGAACGGACCCTGGGGCGCGCGCGGCGTGGGCGAACTGC includes:
- a CDS encoding aldehyde oxidase; the encoded protein is QLSTYLIPTVLDIPEKVETVLVEVRDPNGPWGARGVGELPYLPVAPAIAAAIHDATGVWIDEFPFTPERVLRALGKI